Proteins found in one Nitrosopumilus maritimus SCM1 genomic segment:
- a CDS encoding metal ABC transporter permease, whose amino-acid sequence MVLEEILTIFVGIFTDYTLRYVALGSAILGITSGALGCFTVLRKQSLFGDALAHAALPGIGFAYLFAGTKDSLLLMLGAAVFAWFGGIVTLTITSTTRIKQDAALGITLSVFFGLGIVLLTYLQSIGGASQGGLDRFLFGQAAALIETDIINLGILAAGCFVVLIIFFKELKIATFDSVFGQSLGFPTKYFSALLTSVIVVAVVIGLHTVGVVLMVSMLIAPAAAARQWISSLKSMLILSAIFGGVSGVIGSMISSTTEGMSTGPVIVITITTILGISLFFSPKNGYLFQYIRKRKQRQSNFNEINTISGENSN is encoded by the coding sequence ATGGTTTTAGAAGAAATACTGACTATCTTTGTAGGGATTTTTACTGATTATACTCTCAGGTATGTTGCTCTTGGTTCTGCTATTTTAGGAATAACTAGTGGTGCTTTGGGATGTTTTACTGTTCTACGAAAACAGAGCTTGTTTGGGGATGCTTTAGCTCATGCTGCATTACCAGGTATTGGATTTGCGTATCTTTTTGCTGGAACAAAAGATTCACTGCTCTTGATGTTGGGAGCTGCAGTGTTTGCATGGTTTGGTGGAATTGTTACATTGACAATTACAAGTACTACAAGAATAAAGCAAGATGCAGCACTTGGAATAACCCTCTCAGTTTTTTTCGGTCTTGGAATTGTTCTTCTTACATACTTGCAGAGTATTGGAGGTGCAAGTCAAGGTGGATTGGATAGATTTCTTTTTGGACAAGCAGCTGCTTTGATAGAAACAGATATCATAAATCTAGGAATTTTGGCAGCAGGATGTTTTGTAGTTCTGATAATATTTTTCAAAGAGCTAAAAATTGCAACATTTGATAGTGTATTTGGACAAAGTTTAGGTTTTCCAACAAAATACTTTAGTGCATTATTAACATCTGTAATAGTTGTAGCAGTTGTTATTGGTCTGCATACTGTTGGTGTAGTCTTAATGGTTTCAATGCTTATAGCTCCTGCGGCTGCAGCAAGGCAATGGATATCTAGTTTGAAAAGTATGTTGATTCTTTCTGCTATATTTGGAGGTGTAAGTGGTGTGATTGGTTCTATGATTAGTAGTACTACAGAAGGAATGTCTACAGGCCCTGTTATTGTAATTACAATTACTACCATATTGGGCATCTCTCTTTTCTTTTCTCCAAAAAATGGATATCTTTTCCAATACATCCGTAAGAGAAAACAGCGTCAAAGTAACTTTAATGAAATCAATACTATTTCAGGAGAAAACTCAAATTGA
- a CDS encoding metal ABC transporter permease, whose amino-acid sequence MIEISNDLIIIGTAVLVAANCASIGTFLVLRQMAMMSDAISHAVLLGIVIAVFMVGGRETIPVIVGGVLSGILTVSIVEMLYRTGKLKQDSSIGIVFPFLFAIGVILVTQAGNVHIDAQHVLYGSIEFVPFDTLYLDEINIGSKSLWVLGVLAIANISFIAILYKELKISTFDASVAVSVGLMPMLIHYLLMIMVATTAVVAFESVGAILVIAFFIVPASGAYLLTDRLSHMIALSVTLGTISAIAGYLFAVLLDVSIAGSMATIAGAIFGLIWVFAPNRGLISRWRRITKQRFEIDLGIVLTFIQDELSANRQVSTSTLSNALGWTIDYSKKLSEFIQEKKFIEKDVSGNLILTVLGQKKAKNYSTT is encoded by the coding sequence TTGATAGAGATATCTAATGATCTAATTATTATTGGAACTGCTGTACTAGTTGCAGCAAATTGTGCATCAATTGGAACTTTCTTAGTTTTAAGACAAATGGCCATGATGTCTGATGCCATTAGTCATGCTGTATTATTAGGAATAGTAATTGCCGTGTTTATGGTTGGAGGTCGAGAAACTATTCCCGTAATAGTTGGAGGTGTACTGTCTGGTATCTTGACTGTTTCAATTGTAGAGATGCTTTATCGTACAGGTAAACTAAAACAAGACAGTTCCATTGGCATCGTCTTTCCATTTCTTTTTGCAATTGGTGTGATACTTGTCACACAAGCTGGTAATGTACACATTGATGCACAACATGTACTGTATGGTTCAATTGAATTTGTACCATTTGACACACTATATCTTGATGAAATTAACATAGGTTCAAAATCTCTTTGGGTTCTTGGCGTTTTAGCAATTGCAAATATTTCTTTTATTGCAATTCTATACAAGGAACTAAAAATTAGCACTTTTGATGCTTCAGTTGCAGTAAGTGTTGGATTGATGCCCATGTTGATTCATTATTTGTTAATGATAATGGTAGCTACAACTGCTGTTGTTGCTTTTGAATCAGTTGGTGCAATACTTGTCATTGCATTTTTCATAGTTCCTGCGTCTGGAGCTTATCTGTTAACCGATAGATTATCTCATATGATAGCACTATCTGTAACACTGGGAACTATTAGTGCTATTGCAGGTTATCTGTTTGCAGTCTTACTTGATGTGTCGATAGCAGGCTCAATGGCCACAATTGCTGGTGCCATATTTGGATTAATCTGGGTATTTGCACCAAATCGAGGCTTGATTAGCAGATGGAGACGTATTACAAAACAAAGATTCGAAATAGATTTGGGAATAGTTCTAACTTTCATTCAAGATGAGCTTAGCGCTAATCGTCAAGTATCCACTTCAACTTTATCGAATGCATTAGGGTGGACAATAGATTACTCGAAAAAACTAAGTGAATTTATTCAAGAAAAAAAATTTATAGAAAAAGATGTTAGTGGAAATCTAATTCTAACAGTACTAGGACAAAAAAAGGCAAAGAACTACTCAACAACTTGA
- a CDS encoding cation-efflux pump, producing MFVQRTKVLQISLLAIFSAFLVELVFGLVSNSLALITDSIHALLDSVVTLVLLLAARMAIKPPDAEHTYGHGKIESLGGLIGGIAIFLIACFFIYESIHRIQSPPPNILPGMFAIIGGLYTIGVDIFRIILLRRSIQKIGGTTLKADFYHAFMDLGSTLVAIIGIVLVSYGLYHGDFFAALILGGLLAVLSVKLVYKTALDLTDIISPELVKNVRDIATSTQGVIGADPILMRRSGDTTFADVTISLRGDTSFDRAHEISSNVEKNIKNKIPNASITIHFEPNWEDVPLDAKILDIAKSVEGVRGVHNVSTHKTKGRTFSDLHVMVDREINLSLAHKISEIIEQKIQENIPEIEHATIHLEPFVTVPENFDLEDKITEEKIKIILEKYSEIKKIGRIVSLNFKNILKIDIDCSFDKELSIEKVHDLTSEIEHIIREEIKNAVITIHPEPE from the coding sequence ATGTTTGTACAAAGAACCAAGGTATTACAGATTTCACTTTTGGCTATTTTTTCAGCATTTTTAGTAGAATTGGTTTTCGGTCTTGTTTCCAATAGTTTGGCACTTATCACAGACAGTATTCATGCATTACTTGACAGTGTAGTAACTCTTGTGTTACTTTTAGCTGCAAGAATGGCAATAAAACCACCAGATGCAGAACATACCTATGGCCATGGAAAAATTGAATCATTAGGGGGATTAATTGGAGGAATAGCAATTTTTCTGATTGCATGTTTTTTCATTTACGAGTCAATTCACAGAATTCAAAGTCCACCACCAAACATACTACCAGGAATGTTTGCAATAATTGGCGGATTATACACAATAGGAGTCGACATATTTAGAATAATTCTTTTGAGAAGATCAATCCAAAAAATAGGAGGTACTACTCTCAAAGCAGATTTCTATCATGCATTTATGGATCTTGGTTCAACACTAGTAGCAATTATTGGAATTGTTTTGGTGTCTTATGGTTTGTATCATGGTGACTTTTTTGCAGCATTAATTTTAGGTGGATTATTAGCAGTACTTAGTGTCAAACTAGTTTACAAAACAGCTCTTGATTTAACAGATATTATTTCACCAGAACTTGTCAAAAATGTTAGAGACATTGCCACATCAACTCAAGGAGTTATTGGTGCAGATCCAATACTAATGAGACGTTCGGGAGATACAACTTTTGCAGATGTTACAATATCATTAAGAGGAGACACAAGTTTTGATAGAGCGCATGAGATAAGCAGTAATGTAGAAAAAAATATCAAAAATAAAATTCCAAATGCTTCAATTACAATCCATTTTGAGCCCAATTGGGAAGATGTTCCATTAGATGCAAAAATTCTAGATATTGCAAAAAGTGTAGAAGGAGTAAGAGGGGTGCACAATGTAAGTACTCATAAAACTAAAGGAAGAACATTTTCAGATTTGCATGTAATGGTTGATAGAGAGATAAATCTATCATTAGCTCACAAAATCTCTGAAATTATAGAACAGAAAATACAAGAAAATATTCCAGAAATAGAACACGCCACAATTCACTTGGAACCATTTGTTACAGTTCCAGAAAATTTTGATCTAGAAGACAAAATTACTGAGGAAAAAATAAAGATAATTTTAGAGAAATATTCTGAAATTAAGAAAATTGGAAGAATAGTCTCACTAAACTTTAAAAATATACTCAAAATTGACATTGATTGTTCATTTGATAAGGAACTATCAATTGAAAAGGTTCACGACTTGACATCAGAGATTGAGCATATTATAAGAGAAGAAATCAAAAATGCGGTAATTACAATTCATCCAGAACCAGAATAA
- a CDS encoding peptidase: MDKNWLFLLGIFSLILIPSMNADASSNPNLSVSAENSEFGNLFAGSMVIEVVIRDSNISDTDEGKGEPDVTINGKTLRMVQATDGNWYAYFANVDKAKIADATVGLTGKGLDFGEFCSRDTTTSVFGISLSETDGFAIPRPDSVTGSTNGNSSFSECTSSPTTTSNHNNVVRNAKSINTNSNISVGQIGLDADAWPLIQLYSFDDVTIQYNPGGPSQQVYLDYDEIENISLGLDRELYPENSEVFLTINDIQLNQDPTDEDSWTFNVDSTVSTFYQAFDNSGNDDANGNAGLVNLVPHLSNLGFDDNGKLSLNLGNIMELKTNNDQPDSSIDADGVSNTFSKIVTLVEQGPNSGIFSSSDSNDQSVIGIKDDAPRGQSGQITYNQKSISVVSGSSTASVSFDDKPVLTIGNGDSLRPGTEYPVLLVDPDQNLNTGARDDLDVFRDSAIIPTLTIGNPITLENANSVEFHSTSPTISGGDDSNSSVPDSNSAILLIDTSNVSNASYEMISINLGISALSLASSLIDSSESNTDGTNWINYDLRSLENELGLSDFSSTTFALAFGTRDSTQIVIVDDGDVSSSQGFIQIDNDDVENIKTKTGNVFLIIDFDSSDTVTISNESNKLPMVFDFFSFGLKNDNSINNSIYRFELEETRDNSSTFEGSLEYAVTNQLNIVDPNFIQTIQTIDDEIKIIITDRLIDEEGIAISYADLDSSGVTTTTTSKSDAATHSGNVSLDSTTFRFGQPVTITLSDSDLNLKSDTVEIYSVINDSNSANVDTVGKDGEILLEIKIKDIRYKRCTVNGVEHGGLASTGFTLVETGPSTGIFAGVFKMPSQICDKTGSKLIYTSGGSIDVRYHDSRDASGNANIFSLLDSKSSVSFYTPAKLSLEKMVLPMSDSKEIVLTGSIENHKRGIPLSIELTNPDYTKQNFGASLSNSGGYRSVFTINPNTLLGTYFVSLSYDGKNLGTLSFDVVSENVPDWVKNNARWWSSNNISDDEFIGGIEHLIETGIISIDSSEQNSTEQEIPDWIKNTARWWADDQIPEDEFLKSIQYLVKKGIIQV; encoded by the coding sequence TTGGATAAAAATTGGCTATTTTTGCTAGGAATTTTCTCATTAATTCTAATTCCATCCATGAATGCTGATGCATCTAGTAATCCAAATCTTTCAGTATCTGCTGAAAATTCAGAATTTGGTAATCTTTTTGCAGGATCTATGGTAATTGAAGTAGTTATTCGTGATTCCAATATCTCTGACACTGATGAAGGCAAAGGCGAACCTGATGTCACCATTAATGGTAAAACACTACGTATGGTTCAAGCTACAGATGGAAATTGGTATGCATATTTTGCAAATGTTGACAAGGCAAAAATTGCTGATGCTACTGTTGGTTTAACTGGTAAAGGATTAGACTTTGGAGAATTCTGTAGTCGTGATACTACAACATCTGTTTTTGGAATATCTCTAAGTGAAACTGATGGTTTTGCAATTCCTAGGCCTGATTCTGTTACTGGATCTACAAACGGCAACTCATCTTTTTCTGAATGCACTTCAAGTCCTACAACCACTTCTAATCATAACAATGTCGTTAGAAATGCAAAATCAATCAATACAAATTCTAACATATCTGTTGGTCAAATTGGTTTAGATGCTGATGCATGGCCATTAATTCAACTTTATTCTTTTGATGACGTAACAATACAATACAATCCTGGCGGACCTTCCCAACAAGTGTATCTTGATTATGATGAAATTGAGAATATCAGTTTAGGACTTGATAGGGAACTGTATCCTGAAAATTCTGAAGTATTTCTAACTATTAATGACATTCAGCTAAACCAAGATCCAACTGATGAAGACTCTTGGACATTTAATGTTGATTCTACTGTAAGTACATTTTATCAAGCATTTGATAATTCTGGAAATGATGATGCAAACGGAAATGCTGGATTGGTAAATCTTGTTCCACATCTTTCAAATTTAGGATTTGACGATAATGGAAAATTATCTCTCAACCTTGGAAATATTATGGAATTAAAAACAAACAATGACCAACCTGATTCTTCTATTGATGCTGATGGAGTGTCAAATACGTTTTCTAAAATTGTAACCCTAGTTGAACAAGGACCCAACTCTGGAATCTTCTCTAGTTCTGATTCTAATGATCAATCAGTAATCGGTATCAAAGATGATGCACCTAGAGGACAATCTGGACAAATAACATACAACCAAAAATCTATTTCGGTAGTCTCTGGTTCTTCTACAGCTTCTGTTTCTTTTGATGATAAACCTGTTTTAACAATAGGAAATGGTGACTCACTTAGGCCTGGTACTGAATATCCTGTATTGTTAGTTGATCCTGATCAAAATCTGAATACTGGTGCTAGAGATGATCTTGATGTCTTTAGAGACTCTGCAATTATTCCAACACTCACAATAGGGAATCCCATAACTTTGGAGAATGCAAACAGTGTTGAATTCCATTCTACTTCTCCTACTATCTCTGGAGGTGATGATTCTAATTCATCTGTTCCTGATTCAAATTCTGCTATCTTACTAATTGACACCTCAAATGTCTCTAATGCTTCTTATGAGATGATATCGATTAATCTGGGTATTTCTGCCTTGTCTTTGGCATCCTCACTCATAGATTCTTCAGAATCTAATACTGATGGAACAAACTGGATAAATTATGATCTAAGATCTCTTGAAAATGAACTAGGACTTTCTGATTTTAGCAGTACTACATTTGCCCTTGCATTTGGAACCCGTGATTCTACTCAGATTGTAATTGTAGATGATGGTGATGTGTCGTCTTCTCAAGGATTTATTCAAATTGATAATGATGATGTTGAAAACATTAAAACAAAAACTGGCAATGTTTTTCTAATCATTGATTTTGATTCTTCTGACACAGTTACAATTTCTAATGAATCAAACAAACTTCCAATGGTTTTTGACTTTTTTTCATTTGGATTAAAAAATGATAATAGTATAAACAATTCTATTTATCGTTTTGAACTAGAAGAGACTCGAGATAATTCATCTACATTTGAAGGTAGTCTTGAATATGCAGTTACAAATCAACTAAACATAGTTGATCCAAATTTTATTCAAACTATTCAAACAATCGATGATGAAATAAAAATTATCATTACTGATAGATTAATTGATGAAGAAGGAATTGCAATCTCCTATGCTGATTTAGATTCATCTGGCGTGACAACAACGACTACAAGTAAATCTGATGCTGCAACGCATTCAGGAAATGTTTCTCTAGATTCAACAACATTTCGATTTGGGCAACCAGTAACAATTACACTTAGCGACTCTGATCTTAATTTGAAAAGTGATACCGTTGAAATTTATTCAGTGATCAATGATTCAAACTCTGCCAACGTTGATACTGTAGGTAAAGACGGGGAAATCTTACTAGAGATTAAAATCAAAGATATTCGTTACAAACGATGTACTGTCAATGGAGTTGAGCATGGTGGTTTAGCCTCTACTGGATTTACACTTGTAGAAACAGGACCTAGCACTGGAATATTTGCAGGAGTGTTCAAAATGCCATCTCAGATTTGTGACAAAACAGGCTCAAAACTAATCTATACCTCTGGTGGAAGTATTGATGTTCGTTATCATGACTCTCGTGATGCTTCTGGAAATGCAAATATTTTCAGTTTGCTTGATTCAAAGTCATCTGTATCATTTTACACTCCTGCCAAATTAAGCCTAGAAAAAATGGTACTTCCTATGAGTGATTCAAAAGAAATAGTTCTGACAGGAAGTATTGAAAATCATAAACGAGGAATTCCATTATCTATTGAACTTACAAATCCTGATTACACAAAACAAAACTTTGGCGCGTCTCTAAGTAATAGCGGAGGTTATCGTTCTGTATTCACTATTAATCCAAATACTTTGCTTGGAACATATTTTGTATCCCTTTCATATGATGGTAAAAACCTTGGAACTCTCTCATTTGATGTAGTTTCTGAAAATGTTCCTGATTGGGTAAAAAATAATGCTCGTTGGTGGTCTTCAAACAATATATCTGATGATGAATTTATTGGTGGAATAGAACATCTAATTGAGACAGGAATAATTTCTATTGATTCCTCTGAACAAAATTCGACAGAACAAGAAATTCCCGATTGGATAAAAAATACTGCAAGATGGTGGGCAGATGATCAGATTCCAGAAGATGAGTTCTTAAAATCGATTCAATATTTGGTCAAAAAAGGTATAATTCAGGTATGA
- a CDS encoding CFI-box-CTERM domain-containing protein, whose product MKMKVASILAITLLSISILSYGVNNSAFAANSFIEASSSSGSVGNGDPLVISGSIVDYEDAGHALTFQIISPDNSIVQIGQVMGNIGSDGTFEMNLTAGGPLWKTAGEYTVKFFYGPTKGDATVNYAGGDTPSTPEPTAPEPEPEPTAPEPEPEPTAPEPEPEPTAPEPEPITCGAGTEMVNGICQVIAEPEPEPEPQCPAGYSFRDGVCVEDGGGCLIATAAYGTELAPQIQLLREVRDNTVLSTASGATFMTGFNTLYYSFAPTVADWERENPMFKESVRAFITPMISTLSIMTLADDGSEVEVLGLGISVIALNLAMYIAAPALIGFKVHKSLKSRK is encoded by the coding sequence ATGAAAATGAAAGTAGCAAGTATTTTAGCAATTACATTATTATCTATTTCAATTCTATCTTATGGTGTAAACAATTCTGCCTTTGCAGCTAATTCATTCATTGAAGCATCATCCAGCTCTGGAAGTGTTGGCAATGGTGATCCTCTTGTTATATCTGGGAGCATTGTAGACTATGAAGATGCAGGACACGCACTTACTTTCCAAATTATATCTCCTGATAACAGCATAGTTCAAATCGGTCAAGTAATGGGTAACATAGGTTCTGATGGTACATTTGAAATGAACCTTACTGCCGGTGGTCCTTTATGGAAAACCGCTGGTGAATACACTGTCAAATTTTTCTATGGTCCTACTAAAGGTGATGCTACAGTAAATTATGCTGGTGGTGATACGCCTTCTACCCCAGAACCAACTGCACCAGAACCAGAACCAGAACCAACTGCACCAGAACCAGAACCAGAACCAACTGCACCAGAACCAGAACCAGAACCAACTGCACCAGAACCCGAACCAATAACCTGTGGAGCTGGAACTGAAATGGTTAATGGTATTTGTCAAGTCATTGCTGAACCAGAACCCGAACCAGAACCACAATGTCCAGCAGGATACTCATTCCGTGATGGAGTATGTGTTGAAGATGGTGGTGGTTGTCTTATTGCAACTGCAGCATATGGAACTGAATTAGCACCTCAAATTCAATTACTTAGAGAAGTTAGAGATAACACTGTATTATCCACTGCTTCTGGAGCTACATTTATGACTGGATTTAACACATTATACTATTCATTTGCCCCAACTGTTGCTGATTGGGAAAGAGAAAATCCTATGTTTAAAGAATCAGTTAGAGCATTCATCACACCAATGATTTCAACATTGTCTATTATGACATTGGCTGACGATGGTTCAGAAGTTGAAGTATTAGGATTAGGAATCTCTGTTATTGCACTTAATTTAGCAATGTACATTGCAGCACCTGCATTAATTGGATTCAAAGTCCACAAATCACTCAAATCTAGAAAATAA
- a CDS encoding B12-binding domain-containing radical SAM protein, giving the protein MSGKRVVLTADRSLMTNYRGNFLYGFIACGPYEVLPEWVFDKVFCPSVETDPITGEAKVAQIGLRRIESSLIQGGYNREDVFIGHPDMLHKSIGPDTKVVGINVMDPLGMAPVTTTMSPEKLSYVAMKFKKMCASIIQLKKKYDFKVVVGGNGAWELAKSDRMKIHGIDTVVVGEADELAVDLFQDLEKNDAPELMHCFVRNLENIPVIEGPTINSLIEAMRGCGRGCDFCDVNKRSKKDLPIDRLQHEAKTNLDYGFDSIWLHSDEMLLYGCDNRDFVPNRDAITDLWKSLKGLGANFIGTTHMTFSAVAADPTLMQQISHVNGQDQSGRWLATNLGIETVAPDMVKKHLGVKTRPFSTEEWGSVVREGAKILNENHWFPAATIIIGWPDETPDDIQYTIDMMSDFREMDFRGLVAPLLYQDFSEKNSMHFGNLNEAQFTLFWKCWENNLRVINDIIPIILRNKTYGPPMKVFMYGILKAGTWAIMRYLRGLCKDLFNGRTPDEIIDKYARSRSVSAPKIQTKKL; this is encoded by the coding sequence TTGTCCGGCAAACGTGTTGTACTTACTGCTGATCGTAGTTTAATGACAAATTACAGGGGAAACTTTCTGTATGGATTTATTGCATGTGGACCATATGAAGTTCTGCCAGAATGGGTTTTTGACAAAGTGTTTTGTCCATCAGTTGAAACAGATCCAATCACGGGGGAAGCAAAGGTTGCACAAATTGGATTAAGAAGAATTGAAAGTTCATTGATTCAAGGAGGTTACAATAGAGAAGATGTATTCATTGGACACCCAGATATGTTGCACAAATCAATTGGTCCAGATACCAAAGTTGTAGGAATCAATGTGATGGATCCATTGGGAATGGCACCAGTTACCACAACAATGTCACCAGAAAAATTGTCGTATGTAGCAATGAAATTTAAAAAAATGTGTGCAAGTATAATTCAGCTCAAAAAGAAATATGATTTCAAAGTTGTTGTTGGAGGAAACGGAGCATGGGAATTAGCAAAATCAGATAGAATGAAGATTCATGGAATAGACACAGTAGTAGTTGGAGAGGCAGATGAATTAGCAGTTGATTTGTTCCAAGATTTGGAGAAAAATGATGCACCAGAATTGATGCACTGTTTTGTAAGAAACCTTGAAAATATTCCAGTTATTGAAGGTCCTACAATCAACTCATTGATTGAAGCAATGAGAGGTTGTGGAAGAGGTTGTGATTTTTGTGATGTAAATAAGAGATCAAAAAAAGATTTACCTATAGATAGATTACAACACGAAGCAAAAACTAATTTAGATTACGGTTTTGACTCAATCTGGTTACATTCTGATGAAATGTTACTTTATGGATGTGATAACAGAGACTTTGTTCCAAACAGAGATGCAATTACAGATTTGTGGAAGTCACTAAAAGGACTAGGTGCAAACTTTATTGGAACTACACATATGACATTTTCTGCAGTTGCTGCAGATCCTACACTAATGCAACAAATTTCTCATGTAAATGGACAGGACCAATCAGGAAGATGGCTTGCAACCAATTTAGGAATTGAAACAGTTGCACCAGATATGGTAAAAAAACACCTAGGTGTTAAAACAAGACCATTCTCAACAGAAGAATGGGGCAGTGTAGTTAGAGAAGGTGCAAAAATTCTTAATGAGAACCACTGGTTCCCAGCAGCTACAATCATTATTGGTTGGCCAGATGAAACACCGGATGATATTCAATATACAATTGACATGATGAGCGACTTTAGAGAAATGGACTTTAGAGGATTAGTAGCACCATTATTGTATCAAGATTTTAGTGAAAAGAATTCAATGCACTTTGGAAACTTGAATGAAGCTCAATTTACACTATTTTGGAAATGCTGGGAAAACAACCTTAGAGTAATTAATGACATTATTCCAATTATTCTCAGAAACAAGACCTACGGTCCACCAATGAAAGTTTTCATGTATGGAATTTTGAAGGCAGGAACTTGGGCAATTATGAGATATCTCAGAGGATTGTGCAAGGATCTCTTTAATGGAAGAACTCCTGATGAGATAATTGACAAATATGCTAGAAGTAGATCAGTATCTGCTCCTAAAATTCAAACAAAGAAATTATAG